Below is a genomic region from Citrobacter telavivensis.
AACCACATGCAACCGCCATTCGCCTTCCGCATGGGATAATCCATCCAGCAGGTCCTTAACTCTTTTTTGCCCCTCAAACTTCATCCTTCCGACATACAGAAAGACGGCGGGCTGGCCTTCTTCTGGTTGTGGAATAATCTCTGATTTTCTGGATACGGGATTATAAACAACGGTAATGTTCTTTTGATCAATACCCCGCGCAATCATCTGTTGTTTGATACCGCTACTGATTGCCAGATGATAATCAGCCGAGCTAACACATTCGGCGTGTTTTTTATGATCCAGCGAAAAATGCGGCCAGGAGAATATCGTGAAATTCTGGCCTGATTTCTTCCGTGCTTTACTGGCAAACAGGCAGGACAGCACATCAATACAGATAACAACATCGGGTTCTGTTTTCTTTAACCAGCGGCTAAACGTATGGATATGCTTTGCCCGACGCAAAAAGCCCAGACGGATAGTGGATAACGAACATGAATAGTTAATATCGCTTAACCATGCCTTATCCATTTTGTCATGTCGACAAAAGAAGAACATCTCACACTGGATTGCAGAATGTTCGGCCTGAAAGTTATTGATAACATTCCGGATAACCGTTTCCATTCCA
It encodes:
- the waaB gene encoding lipopolysaccharide 1,6-galactosyltransferase, which gives rise to MKILFVGESVSGFGGMETVIRNVINNFQAEHSAIQCEMFFFCRHDKMDKAWLSDINYSCSLSTIRLGFLRRAKHIHTFSRWLKKTEPDVVICIDVLSCLFASKARKKSGQNFTIFSWPHFSLDHKKHAECVSSADYHLAISSGIKQQMIARGIDQKNITVVYNPVSRKSEIIPQPEEGQPAVFLYVGRMKFEGQKRVKDLLDGLSHAEGEWRLHVVGDGSDFEKCQAYGRELGIDNRITWHGWQVSPWDVVQNKVKNVTALLLTSSFEGFPMTLLEAMSYGIPCISSDCMSGPRDMIKPGINGDLYPPSDLKQFIHLLNQILSGQMKYDSNLIPETIDNFYNEVYFQHLRSAIFSKINK